One part of the Pseudomonas sp. MYb118 genome encodes these proteins:
- the tesB gene encoding acyl-CoA thioesterase II: MSHVLEDLVDLLTLEPIEENLFRGRSQDLGFRQLFGGQVLGQSLSAASQTVEEARHVHSMHGYFLRPGDAGLPVVYQVDRVRDGGSFSTRRVTAIQKGHPIFTCSASFQYDEKGFEHQSQMPVVVGPENLPSELELTQQRAHLIPEHMREKFLCPKPIEFRPVTGEDPYNPKPNDPIKYVWFRADGALADSPALHKYLLAYASDFGLLTTSLLPHGKSVWHKDMQVASLDHALWFHADLRADDWLLYAMDSPWAGNSRGFSRGSVFNRSGQLVASVTQEGLIRHRKDWA; the protein is encoded by the coding sequence ATGAGCCACGTGTTGGAAGATCTGGTCGATTTGCTGACCCTGGAACCGATCGAGGAAAACCTGTTCCGTGGTCGTAGCCAGGACCTGGGGTTCCGCCAGCTGTTCGGTGGCCAGGTGCTCGGCCAGTCCCTGTCGGCGGCCAGTCAGACAGTCGAGGAAGCACGGCATGTGCACTCGATGCACGGTTATTTCCTGCGCCCTGGGGATGCCGGGCTGCCGGTGGTTTATCAGGTGGACCGGGTGCGTGACGGCGGCAGTTTCAGCACCCGTCGGGTCACGGCGATCCAGAAGGGCCACCCGATCTTCACCTGCAGCGCTTCGTTCCAGTACGACGAGAAAGGCTTCGAGCACCAGAGCCAGATGCCCGTGGTGGTCGGCCCGGAAAACCTGCCGTCGGAGCTGGAACTGACCCAGCAGCGGGCGCACCTGATTCCCGAGCATATGCGGGAAAAATTTCTGTGCCCCAAGCCGATTGAATTCCGACCGGTAACCGGGGAAGACCCTTACAACCCCAAGCCCAATGATCCGATCAAATATGTCTGGTTCCGGGCCGACGGTGCCCTGGCCGATTCGCCGGCGCTGCACAAATACCTGCTGGCCTATGCTTCGGACTTCGGCTTGCTGACCACGTCACTGCTGCCCCATGGCAAATCGGTGTGGCACAAGGACATGCAGGTGGCCAGCCTCGATCACGCGCTGTGGTTCCACGCCGACCTGCGTGCCGATGACTGGTTGCTCTACGCCATGGACAGCCCATGGGCCGGCAATTCCCGTGGCTTCTCCCGCGGCAGCGTGTTCAATCGCTCCGGGCAACTGGTGGCCTCGGTCACGCAGGAAGGCTTGATCCGCCATCGCAAGGACTGGGCATGA
- a CDS encoding GNAT family N-acetyltransferase produces the protein MEPILELESARLLLRQWRDDDLPAFAAMCADPQVMRYFPAPLSRLESASLIGRVRGHFAEHGFGLWALERKDTGAFIGFTGLGVVGFDAPFTPAVEIGWRLAREHWGLGYASEAAWTALRCGFDRLALDEVVSFTSASNTPSEKVMQAIGMQHDRADDFEHPKLAADHPLRHHVLYRISREQWLQTLHG, from the coding sequence ATGGAGCCAATTCTGGAGCTGGAAAGCGCTCGACTGCTGCTGCGACAGTGGCGTGACGATGATTTGCCGGCATTTGCGGCGATGTGCGCCGATCCACAAGTGATGCGGTATTTTCCGGCGCCATTGAGTCGGCTGGAAAGTGCTTCGCTGATCGGTCGTGTGCGCGGGCATTTTGCCGAGCACGGTTTTGGTTTGTGGGCACTGGAGCGCAAGGACACCGGGGCATTCATCGGATTTACCGGGTTGGGGGTGGTCGGTTTCGATGCGCCATTCACCCCGGCCGTGGAAATCGGCTGGCGCCTGGCCCGTGAACATTGGGGGTTGGGCTACGCCAGTGAAGCGGCGTGGACCGCTCTGCGCTGCGGCTTTGACCGCCTGGCGCTGGACGAGGTGGTGTCCTTCACCAGCGCCAGCAACACCCCGTCGGAAAAAGTCATGCAGGCCATCGGCATGCAGCATGACCGGGCGGATGACTTCGAACACCCCAAACTCGCGGCAGACCATCCCCTGCGCCACCATGTGTTGTACCGCATCAGTCGTGAGCAATGGCTGCAAACCTTGCATGGCTAA
- a CDS encoding histone deacetylase translates to MPLPLIYHEDYSPEFPADHRFPMDKFRLLRDHLVDSGLTRDADLLRPQLCPPEILALAHDAGYIERYMSGELSREDQRRLGLPWSEALARRTVRAVGGSLLAAEQALEHGLACHLAGGTHHAHYDYPAGFCIFNDLAVISHYLLQSGRVNRVLIFDCDVHQGDGTARILHDTPEAITVSLHCEKNFPARKAQSDWDIPLPKGMGDADYLKIVDDTLNYLLPLYQPDLVLYDAGVDVHKDDALGYLKLTDEGVAARDESVMRHCLGRDIPVMGVIGGGYSKDRMALARRHGILHHSAQRVWTSSGCH, encoded by the coding sequence ATGCCATTGCCGTTGATCTACCACGAAGACTACAGCCCCGAGTTCCCGGCGGATCACCGCTTTCCCATGGACAAGTTTCGCTTGCTGCGCGATCACCTGGTGGACAGCGGCCTGACCCGGGACGCCGACCTGCTGCGCCCGCAACTGTGCCCACCGGAAATTCTCGCTCTCGCACATGACGCTGGCTATATCGAGCGCTACATGAGCGGCGAGTTGTCCCGCGAAGACCAGCGGCGCCTCGGCCTGCCCTGGAGCGAAGCCCTGGCCCGACGCACGGTGCGCGCGGTCGGCGGCTCGCTGCTGGCGGCGGAGCAGGCACTGGAACACGGGCTGGCCTGCCACCTGGCCGGCGGCACCCACCACGCGCACTACGACTACCCGGCCGGCTTCTGCATCTTCAATGACCTGGCGGTGATCAGCCATTACCTGCTGCAAAGCGGCCGGGTGAACCGGGTGCTGATCTTCGATTGCGATGTGCATCAGGGCGACGGGACCGCGCGCATCCTGCACGATACCCCGGAGGCGATCACCGTTTCCCTGCACTGCGAAAAGAACTTTCCTGCACGCAAGGCACAAAGCGACTGGGACATCCCACTGCCCAAGGGCATGGGTGATGCCGACTACCTGAAAATCGTCGATGACACGCTCAACTACCTGTTGCCGCTGTATCAACCCGACCTGGTGCTGTACGACGCCGGTGTCGACGTACACAAGGATGACGCCCTCGGTTACCTGAAGCTGACGGACGAAGGCGTGGCCGCACGGGATGAGAGCGTGATGCGCCATTGCCTGGGCCGGGATATTCCGGTGATGGGGGTGATCGGCGGTGGCTACAGCAAGGACCGCATGGCCCTGGCCCGCCGCCACGGCATCCTCCACCACAGTGCGCAGCGCGTCTGGACGTCATCAGGCTGTCACTGA
- a CDS encoding TIGR03862 family flavoprotein produces the protein MTQPDTPLSQVAIIGGGPAGLMAAEVLSQAGVKVDLYDGMPSVGRKFLLAGVGGMNITHSEAYPAFLSRYAERAPQIAPLLRAFGAEALCQWIHDLGIETFVGSSGRVFPTDMKAAPLLRAWLKRLRDSGVVIHTRHRWLGWDPQGNLLIHSPDGEKTIQADATLLALGGGSWARLGSDGAWMLQLEKHGVGLAPLQPSNCGFEVQAWSELMVSKFAGAPLKNIAIGLNDDIPRLGECVITATGVEGSLIYALSAPIREAINQQGSATVHLDLLPGRPVDKIQAALSKPRGSRSMAKHLHSQLGLDGVKAALLRELTGAECFADPALLARAIKALPLTLVKTRPLDEAISSAGGVKFESMDERLMLKPLPGVFCAGEMLDWEAPTGGYLLTACFASGRAAGLGMVEWLRRKG, from the coding sequence ATGACCCAGCCCGACACTCCCCTCTCCCAGGTCGCCATCATCGGCGGTGGCCCCGCGGGCCTCATGGCCGCGGAGGTGCTGAGCCAGGCCGGGGTCAAGGTCGATCTGTACGACGGCATGCCGTCCGTGGGCCGAAAATTCCTGCTCGCCGGGGTCGGCGGCATGAACATCACCCATTCCGAAGCCTACCCGGCGTTTCTCTCACGCTATGCCGAACGCGCCCCACAGATCGCCCCGCTGCTGCGCGCTTTTGGCGCCGAAGCGCTGTGCCAGTGGATCCACGACCTGGGTATCGAAACCTTCGTCGGCAGCTCCGGCCGGGTGTTCCCCACAGACATGAAGGCCGCGCCCCTGCTGCGTGCCTGGCTCAAGCGCCTGCGCGACAGCGGCGTGGTTATCCACACCCGCCATCGCTGGCTGGGCTGGGACCCACAGGGCAATTTACTTATCCACAGCCCCGACGGTGAAAAAACCATCCAGGCCGACGCCACCCTGCTCGCCCTCGGTGGCGGCAGCTGGGCGCGCCTGGGTTCGGATGGCGCCTGGATGTTGCAACTGGAAAAGCACGGCGTAGGACTGGCGCCCCTGCAACCGAGCAACTGCGGCTTCGAGGTGCAGGCCTGGAGCGAGTTGATGGTCAGCAAATTCGCCGGTGCACCGCTGAAAAACATCGCCATCGGCCTCAACGACGACATCCCCCGCCTCGGTGAATGCGTGATCACCGCTACCGGCGTCGAAGGCAGCCTGATCTACGCGCTGTCGGCGCCGATCCGCGAGGCGATCAATCAACAGGGCTCGGCTACCGTTCACCTCGACCTGCTGCCCGGCCGGCCTGTGGATAAAATCCAGGCCGCCCTGAGCAAACCGCGCGGGTCACGCTCGATGGCCAAGCACCTGCACAGTCAATTGGGGCTCGACGGCGTGAAAGCGGCGCTGCTGCGGGAATTGACCGGCGCCGAATGCTTTGCCGACCCGGCGCTGCTGGCCCGGGCGATCAAGGCCCTGCCCCTGACGCTGGTGAAAACCCGCCCACTGGACGAGGCCATCAGCAGCGCCGGCGGTGTGAAGTTCGAGTCGATGGATGAGCGCCTGATGCTCAAGCCGTTGCCGGGAGTGTTCTGCGCCGGGGAGATGCTCGACTGGGAGGCGCCGACCGGGGGCTATCTGCTGACTGCCTGTTTTGCCAGTGGGCGAGCGGCGGGGTTGGGGATGGTGGAGTGGTTGCGGCGCAAGGGCTGA
- a CDS encoding DEAD/DEAH box helicase yields MTFATLGLIDPLLRSLEKLGYQTPTPVQAQAIPAVLAGRDLMAAAQTGTGKTAGFALPLLQLLAMEGPKVAANSVRALILVPTRELAEQVHEAVRQYAENLPLRTYAVYGGVSINPQMMKLRSGVDLLVATPGRLLDLFRQNALKFNQLQTLVLDEADRMLDLGFSEELANIYRALPKKRQTLLFSATFSDDIRLLAGQMLNDPLSVEVSPRNVAANTVKQWVVTVDKKRKPELFVHLMRKGKWKQVLVFAKTRNGVDALVEKLQGLGVNADGIHGDKPQATRQRALDRFKVGEVQILVATDVAARGLDIEDLPLVVNFDLPIVAEDYIHRIGRTGRAGSTGEAISLVCADEVNLLSAIEMLTRQTLKRQNEPEFEPEHRVPETDASGQVIKKPKKPKKPKTSGGGGKRNLGKWVDSGDSGPVEPSIKPVRKVPVFNTGPRKRKP; encoded by the coding sequence ATGACTTTCGCCACCCTTGGCCTGATCGACCCCTTGCTGCGCTCTCTCGAGAAGCTCGGCTACCAGACCCCGACGCCGGTCCAGGCGCAAGCCATTCCGGCGGTGCTGGCCGGTCGCGACCTGATGGCCGCCGCCCAGACCGGTACAGGCAAGACCGCCGGTTTCGCCTTGCCGCTCCTGCAATTGCTGGCCATGGAAGGGCCGAAAGTCGCCGCCAACTCGGTTCGTGCGCTGATCCTGGTGCCGACCCGCGAGCTGGCCGAACAGGTTCACGAAGCTGTGCGCCAGTACGCCGAGAACCTGCCGTTGCGCACCTACGCGGTGTACGGTGGCGTCAGCATCAACCCGCAGATGATGAAGCTGCGCAGCGGCGTCGATCTGCTGGTCGCGACCCCCGGCCGCCTGCTCGACCTGTTCCGCCAGAACGCGCTGAAGTTCAACCAGCTGCAGACCCTGGTGCTGGACGAAGCCGACCGCATGCTCGATCTGGGCTTTTCCGAAGAGCTGGCGAACATCTACCGGGCGTTGCCGAAGAAACGTCAGACGCTGTTGTTCTCGGCGACCTTCTCCGATGACATTCGCCTGCTGGCCGGGCAAATGCTCAACGACCCGCTGAGCGTCGAAGTCAGCCCGCGCAACGTGGCGGCCAATACCGTCAAGCAGTGGGTGGTGACGGTGGACAAGAAGCGCAAGCCGGAACTGTTCGTGCACCTGATGCGCAAGGGCAAGTGGAAGCAGGTGCTGGTGTTCGCCAAGACCCGTAATGGCGTCGATGCGCTGGTGGAAAAACTCCAGGGCCTGGGCGTCAATGCCGACGGCATCCATGGCGACAAGCCGCAGGCCACCCGCCAGCGTGCGCTGGACCGCTTCAAGGTTGGCGAAGTGCAGATTCTGGTGGCCACCGACGTCGCGGCCCGTGGCCTGGATATCGAAGACCTGCCGCTGGTGGTCAACTTCGACCTGCCGATCGTCGCGGAAGACTACATCCACCGCATCGGCCGCACCGGGCGTGCGGGCTCGACCGGCGAGGCGATTTCGCTGGTGTGCGCCGATGAAGTGAATCTGCTGTCGGCCATCGAGATGCTGACCCGTCAGACCTTGAAGCGTCAGAACGAGCCGGAGTTCGAGCCCGAGCACCGTGTGCCGGAAACCGATGCCAGCGGCCAGGTGATCAAGAAACCGAAAAAGCCGAAGAAACCGAAGACGTCCGGCGGTGGCGGCAAGCGCAACCTCGGCAAGTGGGTGGACAGCGGCGACAGCGGGCCGGTGGAACCTTCGATCAAGCCTGTGCGAAAAGTGCCGGTGTTCAATACGGGGCCGCGTAAGCGTAAGCCTTGA